The Apium graveolens cultivar Ventura chromosome 10, ASM990537v1, whole genome shotgun sequence nucleotide sequence ATCTAACTAGCTAAACTAATTAGTTTTGACCACACAATTATGTTGGTATCACTGTCTTTCTACGGTTTAACTTATGTATGGTCATATTTGCATTAATAAACCTTCCATGTGATAGTAGCAGTTGGACCAACCTACACAGTTTTGAAGTggatttttttatttaatttcatatAAGGATTATCATCTTCATTTCTTTACCATTTTAGAGGTTTTATATGGATGCACTTTAAGATAAATTTTGACATTTGATAGTCTTTTAAGAGTTTGAGGTAGTAAAATATCTAAGTATGGCACTCTTTCTCTTCTAATTTATGCATAAGATCTGTAAATTTCATTTTCATAGCATGCGAAAAGTAACTAGAATCGTGCTTAGTCTTGTGACAATACTTGGATCATATTATTTTGGCTGTGTCTATTGTTCTTGTTTGCGTGTTCAACTTTGTTGTTTTGACATTTCAGGACCAGTGGGTAGTTTCGTATCTAGTGGTAATCACAGAGATGAACCTCACAATTTACGTGGTCAGCGAGCTGTAATGATTTGGTTTAGATCTTTAAGAAAGACTATACCATTAAATCATTCAATAGTGATTTCATTTTTGGCTTGCCATGTCTTGCGGGAGGCTGTTCTGCCAACAGATATCTTGAAGTGGATTTTTGAAGGGAAGCTcccttattttgctgcatttgCGGATATTGAAAAAGAAATTGGTCCTCCTCCTAAAGGATGCTCTATCAGTTTGAGTCATATGTTTAGACCTACCCAAGCTTTTTCATCACAGAAGTTGGAGTCAACGGCTGCTATTATTGCAGAAATGCTGGGATTGGAATTACCTCCGATAAACTTTTATTCAATAGCTTCACGCTATCTCCGACTCATGTCTCTTTCTGAGGATAAGATTCTTCCTCATGCGTGTTGCATATACGAATGGTCTATGCCCCTGGAGTGTAGGTTGTCAGCTAATGAACGGAAACTTCCTACCCGTGCATGTGTAGTGTCTATACTAATAGTTTCAATAAGAATTTTGTACAATTTACATGGTTTTGGAAACTGGGAAGCAAATTTTTCTGGGTCTGATGCTAACTTGAATGATGTTGCCAAGAGTTCACCTGATTTTGATGCTAAGGAGCTGCTACTGACTCTTGATGGCAAATATACGGATCTTTTTGACACATTTGGTAATTATTTAGATTATGATGCACTTGGCCTTCTAAGATTTTTTCTCCTTTTCTGGACAATTTCTGTTTTCTTCTTAGTTCTTTAGTTTTCTCGTCCATCTATTTGCTAGCTAATCTTACTTTTGTATAAACAGAGTATTCAAAAAGCATGCCCACTTATCTTCAGTACTGTAAGGATGTTGTTTTTGCTGGATTTGGGCCATCATTTGAGGACATCGAAGAAAGTAAGATAATAGAGGAATTCTGGAGCTTGTATCGGAGACAAAGGGTGAGTCTCTCTCTTTTGCTGTGAAGCATTTTTGATGAATTTATAGGAATGAACAAGATACATATACACTTATGGGCTATCATCAGTTGTGCTGCCAAACTATTGAAAGGCATGCAACTATTACTCAGTTTTTAATCCGTTAATTGTACAATGGATGCATTATTCAGTTTGTGGAAAACTATGTTTTCGGTGTTAATATATGACATTTCTACTATATATTTAATATCATGTCAATGCTGACAATATGTATTTGGAGGTAATTGTCAAAATTAATTAGTATTAACATCTGAAACGGTGTGAAATGTACATACTATATTTTTGTCCGGTAAAGAAGAGCATGGACTAGTGCAGttgttaattatttaaaattttgtttattattttcaGGGTTTCAGTTCATCTCCAGTTCATCTCCTGATGTGAGTAATAttatgcctcccgacttatcttatgcacataggaagaagtttctacatgaagtgaagtggtatatgtgggataaGCCGTTTCTTTTTCGTCAAAGTgatgaccaaatcatcaggagctgtattccttacagcgaaacggggggggggggaaTGTTGCGAGATTGCCattcaacggcttatggaggacattatggtggagaaaagacagtagctcgtgttcttcaagcaggtttcttttggccgacattgtttaaagatgctcaccagtttgttttgaaatgtgattgatgtcaacgtgtgggtaatatgtctaagagggatgagatgcctcttaatgtgcttctcgaggttgaggtcttcgatgtttggggaattgacttcatggggccatttgtctcatcttgtaacaatcagtatatcttgttggcagttgattatgtgtcaaattgggttgaagttaaggcgttgctaACGAACGATatgaaagtggtgcttaattttcttcacaagcagatattcataaggtttggaactccaagagtcataatcagtgatgaggggtcgctttttgcaatcgcaagttcactgctatgatgaaaaggtataatgtgaatcaccGCATTACTACAgattatcatcctcagacaaatggtcaagctgaggtgtctaacagtgagatcaagcacattttagagaaggtcgtgtgtccatcaaggaaatattggtctttgaagcttgataaAGCTGTTGaggcttatagaacaacatataagacttTAATGTgaatgtcaccatttcagttgaTTCATaggtaaggggtgtcatttgtctgtgcagctcgagcataaggcatattgggctctgaagaagttgaatctggacttggatgcggctggaaagaagaggatgctttaATTAAAAGAACTCGTCgagttttgacttcaagcttatgagaacaacaaaatgtataaggagaaagtcaagaggtggcatgatcggggtttagtgctcaaatcattt carries:
- the LOC141693123 gene encoding TATA box-binding protein-associated factor RNA polymerase I subunit B-like, which translates into the protein MHKICKFHFHSMRKVTRIVLSLVTILGSYYFGCVYCSCLRVQLCCFDISGPVGSFVSSGNHRDEPHNLRGQRAVMIWFRSLRKTIPLNHSIVISFLACHVLREAVLPTDILKWIFEGKLPYFAAFADIEKEIGPPPKGCSISLSHMFRPTQAFSSQKLESTAAIIAEMLGLELPPINFYSIASRYLRLMSLSEDKILPHACCIYEWSMPLECRLSANERKLPTRACVVSILIVSIRILYNLHGFGNWEANFSGSDANLNDVAKSSPDFDAKELLLTLDGKYTDLFDTFEYSKSMPTYLQYCKDVVFAGFGPSFEDIEESKIIEEFWSLYRRQRGFSSSPVHLLM